Within Azoarcus sp. DD4, the genomic segment CACCGACATCCTTGCCGGTAACACACGCACCCTGCAGGAACGGATCGAACAACTGCTCGACTACAACGCCAGCCAGTTCGACGCCGCCAAGCTTGCGTTGCAGCCCACCGCACTGCACGAACTCGCCGCCGGAGTGCTCACCGAACTGCGCCTGCCCGCGCAGGGCAAGGACGTGCATCTGCGACTCGAAGGCGATGCGACGACATTCGCGCTCGACGCCGAAAAGATGCGCATCGTGCTGTCCAACCTGGTGAACAACGCGATTGCCTACAGCCCGCCCGGTGGCGAGATACGCCTCGTCCTCACCGCCGGCGCCGGGATCAGCACCATAGACTGCATGGACCAGGGCCCGGGAGTAGCGCCGGACGATGCCGAACGCATCTTCGAGCCTTTCGTACGTGGCCCGGCGGCCGAGCGCCATGGCAAGGGCAGCGGGCTGGGCCTGGCCATCGTGCGCGAATTCGTGCGCGCCCATGGCGGACGCGTCGCGGTACTGCCCGCTTCGCACGGCGCCCACTTCCGCATCGAGTTGCCCCATGGCTGAGGCGATGTTCGGTCTGCGCCGGCGCCTGCCATCGGCGATGCTGCTGGCGCTCGCGCTGCACGGCTGCGCCACGTCCGGCGAGACGCCGCCGGAGCCACAACGCCCGCCACCGAGTTCCGACGAACGTGCCGGAGCGATGCGCGTGCTCGACTGGTACCAGGGCATGCGCGAGCTCGACGCCACAGAACTCGCCAAGGTCCGCAGACAATATGCCGACAAGGCCAGCAGTGCCGAAGTGCAGCTGCGCCAGGCACTGCTCGCCGCTCACCCCCAGGCCAACAATCTGCCGCGGGCCCGCTCCCTGCTGGAGAACCTGCTCGCCAATCAAGGTGCGGAGGCGCGCGCACTGCACCCGTTTGCCCAGCTGCTGCTGGAGCAGATCGGCGAACGCCAGCGGCTCGATGCCGCCGCCCAGCGTCTGGGCCAGCAACTGGAGCGTGGCAGCCAGCAGCTGAAGGACGCGCAGCAGCTGAACGTCGAACTGCAGGGCAAGCTCGACGCTCTCGCCGAGATCGAACGCAGCCTGCCCGCGCGTCCTGCAACGAGCACGCAGCCCGCCCCGGCAGTCGAACGGAGTGCTCCTTGATGCCAGCCGCCCTCTTCTCCGCCCGCCACCTGCTCGTCGTCGACGATGACGCCGACCTGTTGCGCCTGCTGTCGATGAGGCTCCAGGCCAACGGCTACCGCGTCAGCACTGCCGCTTCAGCCGAAGCGGCCCTGGCGCGCCTCGCGGTCGAGCGCGTCGACCTGGTGCTGAGCGATGTACGCCTGCCCGATCGCGACGGCCTTGCCCTGTTCGAAGACATCCGCCGCCACTATCCGGCGCTGCCGGTCATCCTGCTCACCGCGCATGGCACCATTCCCGATGCGGTCGATGCCACCTCGCGCGGTGTCGCAGGCTATCTCACCAAGCCCTTCGACAGCCACGACCTGCTCGATCGCGTCAAGCGCGCGCTGCAACTCGCGGCGCCGCAAACGCGAGCCACAGACAACGCTCCTGCCGTCAGCGGTGGTACCGAACCCTATGCCTTCGAAGGCATGCTGAGCCGCAGCAGCCGGATGCATGCACTGTTCGACGAGACCAGGCTGGTTGCGGCTTCGGACGCCAGCGTCCTGATCCGTGGTGAAAGCGGTACCGGCAAGGAATTGCTGGCGCGAGCCATCCACCGCAGCAGCGCCCGCGCGGCGGCGCCCTTCATCGCGGTCAATTGCGGCGCGATCCCGGAAAACCTGCTCGAATCCGAACTCTTCGGCCACGTCCGCGGCGCCTTCACCGGTGCGATCGCCAATCGCAGCGGCCTGTTCCAGGCAGCCAACGGCGGCACGCTCTTCCTCGACGAGATCGGCGACATGCCGCTGCCACTGCAGGTGAAGCTGTTGCGTGTGCTGCAGGAACGCGCCGTGCGTCCGGTCGGCGCCACCCGCAGCCAGCCGATCGACGTCCGCATCCTGTCCGCGACCCATCGCGATCTCGATGCCGAACTCGCCGCCGGCCGCTTCCGCGAGGATCTCTATTACCGGATCAATGTCGTCACCCTCAGCCTGCCGACACTGGCCGAACGGCGCGAGGACATCCCGCTGCTGGCCGAGCATTTCCTGCGGCAGCAGGCCGAACGCTACGACAAGCCCCTGCGCGGTTTCGCGCCTGCGGCGCTGGAAGCGCTCGCTACCGCAGCCTGGCCCGGCAATCTGCGGCAACTGCAGAACGTGGTAGAGCAGACCTGCGCGCTGACCACCACGCCGCTGATCCCGCTCACACTGGTCGAACGCGCCCTGCGCGCCACGCCGCCAGCGGCACTCGGATACGCCGAAGCCAAGCTGCGCTTCGAGCGCAACTACCTCGTCCAGCTACTCAAGCTCACCGAAGGCCGGGTGGCAGATGCGGCCCGCCTGGCCGAGCGTAACCGCACCGAGTTCTACCGCCTGCTGCAGCGGCACGGCCTGGACCCGGTGCTGTTTCGCAGCCACCCGCCCACCACCACGGCCCCTGATGCCTCGCCGCCGCAAGACGACGATCACCCTTGACGCAAGCAATCCTGCGGTCGAAACTGACTGCATGACTGTATATAGAAACAGCTTCTCACCAACACCGCTGGCCTACCCTGCCCCCCGTGGTCGCGGCAGCGCCACGCGTCCGGACGGCCGCTTCCTGGATTGGCAACGCGAAGCCTACGACGATGGCTGGGCAGCAGACGCTTGCGCGGACGAGGCGCCGCTGCGCACCGAATTGCGCATCGATACCGCCAGGACGGTGATCACTTACAACCAGTCGCCGGATATCCCTTTCGATCGTTCGGTCAACCCCTACCGCGGCTGCGAACACGGCTGCGTCTATTGCTATGCCCGGCCCAGCCACGCCTGGCTGGATCTCTCGCCCGGCCTGGATTTCGAGACCAAGCTGTTCTGGAAACCCTATGCCGCACAGCTGCTGCGGCGCGAACTTGGCCGTCCCGGCTACCGCTGCGCCCCTATCGGCCTGGGCGTCAATACCGATGCCTGGCAACCGGTGGAACGTCACACCGGCATCACCCGCCAGATCCTCGAAGTGCTGCTGGAGGCACGTCACCCGGTAAGCCTGATCACCAAGTCGGCGCTGATCGAACGCGACATCGACCTGCTCGCCGCACTGGCCCGCGACAATCTTGTCGACACCATGGTTTCGGTCACGACCCTGGACGACGAGCTGGCCCGAACGATGGAGCCGCGTGCGGCCCGCCCTGGGCGGCGGCTGGAAACCATCGCCCGCCTGCATGAAGCGGGCGTGCCGGTGGGCGTGCTGTGCGCACCATTGATACCGGCCCTGAACGACCACGAACTGGAAGCCGTCATCACCGCGGCCCATGCGGCCGGCGCCGATACCGCGGGCTACGTGGTGCTGCGCCTGGCGCGGGAACTCGAGGGGTTGTTCACCGACTGGCTGGCGCGCCATCAGCCGGGGCGCGCCAGCCACATCATGAGTCTCATCGCGCAACTGCGTGGCGGCAACGCCAACGACAGCCGCTTCGGCCACCGCATGCGCGGCACCGGCGTGCTGGCCGACCTCTACAGCCAGCGCCTGCGTCGTCTGCGTGCCAGGCTGGGAATGACGTCCGAGCGGCGGAAGCTCAACTGCGACGCCTTCCGCCCGCCTTCGGCACAGGCCGGTCAGCTAGTGCTTTTCTGACCCGGCCGCTCCGGTCAGACGATCACGCCGCCGCCGAGACAAACCTTGGACTCATAGACGACCACGCTCTGACCCGGCGTCAATGCCCACTGCGGCTGGGCGAATGCGATCTCGGCCCGGCCATCGGCAATGGTGTCGATTTCACAGGGCATGTCGGGCGTGCGATAACGCGGCTTGGCGGTGTACACCCAGTGGGTGCGCGGATCGTGGCCGGCGATCCAGTTGAGGTCAGCAGCCACCAGGCGCTCCTTCAACAGCGCCGGATGATCGTGCCCCTGCACCACGTAGAGCACGTTGGCGTGGACGTCCTTCTTCGCCACGTACCAGGCCTCGTGCTCACCGGCCTCGTCCTGGTTGCCCTTGATGCCGCCGATGTGCAAGCCTTTGCGCTGGCCTATGGTGTGGTACATCAGCCCCTGGTGCTCACCGAGCACACGGTCGTCGTCCAGGCAGCGGATTTCGCCCGGTTTGGTAGGCAGGTAGCGCATCAGGAATTCGCGGAAGGGACGCTCGCCGATGAAGCAGATGCCGGTGGAATCCTTCTTGGCGGCGACGTGCAGACCGGCGGCCTCGGCGATCTTGCGGACTTCGCGCTTGTACAGGCCTCCGAGCGGGAACAAGGTTTTCGCCAGTTGGGCCTGGTTGAGGCGGTAGAGGAAATAGCTCTGGTCCTTGGTACCGTCCTCGGCCTTGAGCAACTGGAATTCGCTGCGGCCGTCATTGACCCATTCGCGCACCTGGGCGTAGTGGCCGGTGGCGATGCGCTCGGCGCCGAGATGCATGGCGTGGTCGAGGAAGCAGCGGAACTTGATCTCGGAGTTACACAGGATGTCCGGATTGGGTGTGCGGCCGGCCTCGTATTCGCGCAGGAAGTCGGCGAACACGCGGTCCTTGTACTCGGCGCTGAAGTTCACCACTTCGAGGTCGATGCCGATCACGTCGCACACCGAGGCAACGTCGACCAGATCCTGCCGCGTCGAGCAGTACTCGTCGTCGTCGTCGTCCTCCCAGTTTTTCATGAACAGGCCGGTCACTTCATAACCCTGCTGCTTCAACAGCAGCGCGGTCACCGACGAATCCACGCCGCCCGACATGCCGACGACGACCTTCATCCCTTGCGGGTCTTGCTTACTGGACATTCGGTCCTTCTCCATCGAGCCAGTCCGCGAGCGGCAGCACCACTGCCGGCTCGCCATTGTCGACAAACCAGCTGTCGACCACGTAGCGTGCCCCCGGCGCGGCAGCCGCGGCCGCAGGCGGGGGCGGAATATCCTCGAGCACTTCGGCGCAATCGCACCGGGCCAGCATCACCGGCAGGTAATCCGGCACCTCGGGCGCTGCGAATGGCGGCTGGAAGCCGACCTCCTCGATCACGGCCGAATAGTGCTGGAACAGCACCCGCACACGACGCTCCGGCTCGCTCACGCGATGAAAGCGCAGCGCGCCGCGCGATTCGAGCAAGCGTAGCAGGCGCGTGGTCGACGTGGAGTGGTCGATGCAATCCATGCGTCCATCCGCCTCCTCGTCGGCGAGGTTGCCACCACGATCGGCGGCGACCAGGGACTGCGCGCCGGCGACGCGGTACATCGCACCGACCACGCTGGCGAGCACGGCACGTTCGGCCTCGGCATCTGCGGCGACCAACAGCCGCGCCCGCAGCGCATCCAGGCTGCCCGCCTCGTAGTGCACCGGCGATTCGACCGCGCAGCCATAACCGTGACAGATGTTCACCCAGGCATCCTGCGACCTGGCTTCGGCCGCCGGGAGGCCCAGCGTGCCGACGAGCATCAGCGGGACAAGCAGGCGCCGCATCAATCGTAATGCCGGATCAGGTCGAGCCCGAAGCGTCGGCCGGCAAGCCAGTCTTCCACGCATTGGAGGATGAGGGGGCTGCGATGCCTGTCACGCGTGGCCTGCAGCTCTGCCGGCGTCATCCAGACCGCCCGGACGATGCCGCTGTCGAGCGCCCGGTCCTCGATCCCGGCCGCCACGCTGCCACCGAAGGCGAAGCGCAGATAGGTGATGTCGCCCTGCGGCCGCGGCCACTGGTAAATGCCGACGAGAAATTCCGGGGTGAAACGGTGGGCGGTTTCCTCCAGCGTCTCGCGCACCGCCGCTGCGAGCAGGGATTCACCCTCATCGAGGTGGCCCGCCGGCTGGTTGAAGCGCAGCCCCTCGGGTGTTTCCTCTTCGACGAGAAGAAAGCGCCCGTCGCGCTCGATCACCGCAGCGACGGTGACATTCGGTTTCCAGCGCAGCTCCATGTTCGATCCGGCATGCAAAAGTCCGCCATTTTACCCCGGACACCGGGAATCGTTCGGCACCCCGAGCGCCGCACGCCGCCTTTGCGCTAGAATTCGCCAGTTAAGCCCGGCGCAACGGGCAGGTCCAAACTTCTTTCCGCTGGAGATCCCTACCATGTCCATGGCTGACCGCGACGGTTTCATCTGGTACGACGGCAAACTCGTACCGTGGCGCGACGCAACCACCCACGTCCTGACCCACTCCCTGCACTACGGGCTGTCGGTTTTCGAAGGTGTGCGCGCCTACCGTACCGCCAAGGGCACCGCGATCTTCCGCCTCGCCGAGCACACCCAGCGTCTGCTCAACTCCGGCAAGATCTACATGATGGACATCCCCTATTCCAAGGAAGTCCTGATGGAGGCGCACCGGGAAGTCGTACGCGCCAACAAGCTCGAATCCTGCTACCTGCGCCCGATCGCCTTCTACGGTTCGGAAAAGATGGGCATCTCCACCCGTGGCGCGACGGTGCACGTTGCCGTCGCCGCCTGGCCTTGGGGTGCCTACCTCGGTGAGGACGGTCTCGAGAAAGGCATCCGCGTCAAGACTTCGTCCTTCGCCCGCCACCACGTCAATGTGACGATGCCGCGTGCCAAGCTGGCCGGCGCCTACACCAACTCCATCCTGGCCAACCTCGAAGCCACCCAGGACGGCTACGACGAGGCGCTGCTGCTCGACACCCAGGGCTTCGTCGCCGAAGGCTCGGGCGAGAACCTCTTCGTGATCAAGGACGGCGTGATCTACGAACCCGAGATCGCCTCGGCGCTGACAGGCATCACCCGCGACTCGGTGATCCGCGTCGCCCGCGAACTCGGCTACGAAGTGCAGTCGCGCCGCATGACCCGCGACGACATCTACATCGCCGACGAAGCCTTCTTCACCGGCACCGCGGCCGAAGTCACGCCTATCCGCGAACTCGACAACCGTACCATCGGCGAAGGCCGCCGCGGCCCCATCACCGCCAAGGTGCAGGCGCGCTTCTTCGACATCGTCAACGGCCGCGCGCCCGAGTACGAAAACTGGCTGACCCTGGTCTGAGGAGCTGTCGAGATGTCCGAAAACAAAGACAAGTCGCAAGCCATCGCCGTCACTGCGAAGGATCTGCCGCTGTATTGCCCGCAGCCGGATGCGCCCTTGTGGGCGCGCCATCCGCGCGTCTTCCTCGATGTCCTGACCGAAGGCAAGGCTGTCTGTCCGTACTGCAGCGCGCAGTACGAATTCACCGGTGAAGCGCCCAAGGGTCACCACTGACCCCCGGACCAGGCACCTCGTCGTCCGTGGTGCACGCGCAGCACGGACGACACACACTGCGCATCCAGCCGTCGTGAGCAAACCGATCTACACCTCTGCAGCCGAAGCCGAAGCGGCGTTCTACGACGCCCTCGCCCGCTCCGACCTCGAAGCGATGATGACCGTCTGGTCGGAAGACGAGGATGTCGTCTGCATTCATCCGGGCGGGCCGCGCATCGTGGGACTCGCCGGCGTGCGCGAAACCTGGCGGCAGATGTTCGCCGGCGGCGCCCGTCTGGTGATACGTATCACCCAGCAGGTGGTCTGCGCCAACATGATGCAGACGGTGCACAACGTGTTCGAGCACATCGCGGCGGAAGACGACGACCAGCTCGGCCCGCCCATCGTCGCCACCAATGTCTATGCGCGCGGCGCCACAGGTTGGCGGATGGTCATGCACCACGCCTCGCCGACGCCCGACATGGCCGAACTCGCCAGCCACGGCACGCCACGCGTCGTTCACTGATTTCGCCCAAGCCCCGGTGAGTTCTTCCGCAGCGTGCAACTATCGCGCCCCGTGGTGGCTGCCCGGTGCCCATCTGCAGACCATCTGGCCACTGACCCGCAAGGGCCCGGCGCAGCGCTATCACCGTGTACGCTGGGAGACCCCGGACGGCGACTTCATCGACCTCGACTGGACCCGCCCGCCGGAAACCGCCGACGAGATCGCACCACTGGTCGTTCTTTTCCACGGTCTCGAAGGCTCCAGCCAGTCGCACTACGCCCGAGCGCTGATGCGCGCGGTAAGCGCCGTCGGCTGGCTGGGCGTGGTCCCTCATTTTCGGGGCTGCTCGGGCGAGCCGAACCGCCTCGCGCGCGCCTATCACTCCGGCGACAGCGAGGAGATCGACTGGATCCTGTTGCGCCTGCGCCGGCAACTCGGACCTCGCCCGCTGTTCGCTGCGGGGGTGTCGCTCGGCGGCAACGCGCTGCTGAAATGGCTGGGCGAGCACGGCGACGGCAGCGCGTCGGTGGTCGACGCCGCCGCGGCCATCTGTCCGCCGCTCGATCTCGCACTGTCCGGTCACGCCCTCGCCAACGGCTTCAACCGCGTCTATACCCTGCACTTCCTCGCCACGCTCAAGTGCAAGGCGCTGGAAAAGCAAAGGCGCCACCCCGGTCTGTGCGACCCGCAGCGCATACGCTCGGCACGCAACCTTTACGAGTTCGACGATGCCTATACCGGACCGGCCCACGGTTTCGACGGCGCGGCCGACTACTGGCGGCGGGCCTCGAGCAAGCCGTGGCTGCGCCACATCCGCCGACCGACCCTGCTGCTGTGCGCCGCCAACGACCCCTTCGTGCCCGATGCTGCCCTGCCCGCAGCGACGGACCTGTCGCCCGCCGTGCGGTTCGAATGCCCGGCCAGCGGCGGTCATGTCGGCTTTGTCGCCACACCCTGGCCCGGCGAACTCGGCTGGTTGCCGCAGCGCCTGCTGATGTACTTCCGCGACACCACGCCAGCGCGCCGGCTTGCATTCGCAAACATCTAGCACGCCTCTGACATACTATTCTTTAGCGCAATTCATCCCGTCCGCACCGGAAGCCTCCATGACCCAGCCCAAGACCTTCGTTCCCGCCCCCGAAATCTTCAAGGCCTATGACATCCGCGGCATCGTCGACAAAACCCTGACCGTCGAAGCCGTGCGCGCCATCGGCCAGGCGCTCGGCTCCGAGGCCCGCACCCGTGGCCAGAAGGCCATCGCCGTCGGCCGCGACGGCCGCCTGTCCGGCCCGGCACTCGCCGGTGCGCTGGCCGACGGCATCCGCGCCGCCGGCGTCGATGTCGTCGATATCGGTTGCGTGCCGACTCCGCTGACCTACTTCGCCGCCTATCACCTCGGCACCGACTCCTGCGTCTCGGTCACCGGCAGCCACAATCCGCCCGACTACAACGGTCTCAAGATGGTCCTCGGCGGCCAGACCCTGTACGGCGAGCAGATCCTCGACCTGCGCCGCCGCCTGATCGAGGGCGACCTGGCCGAAGGCGCCGGCGAACTGCGTACAGCCGACGTAAACGCCGCCTACCTCGACCGGGTGACTTCCGACGTCAAGCTCGCCCGCCCGATGAAGATCGTCATGGACTGCGGCAACGGCGTCGCCGGTGCGATTGCGCCTGCGCTGTTCCGGAAGCTGGGTTGCGAGCTGGTCGAGCTCTTCTGCGAAGTCGACGGCAACTTCCCCAACCACCACCCGGATCCGTCCAAGCCGGAAAACCTGGAAGACGTGGTACGCGCGCTGAAGGAAACCGACGCCGAACTCGGGCTGGCCTTCGACGGCGACGGCGACCGCCTCGGCGTGGTCACCAAGGACGGCGAGATCATCTTCCCCGACCGCCAGCTGATGCTGTTCGCCGAAGACGTGCTGTCGCGCGTGCCCGGCGGCGAGATCATCTACGACGTCAAATGCACCCGTAACCTCGCCGGCTGGATCAAGGACCGCGGCGGCAAGGCGACCATGTGGAACACCGGCCACGCGCTGGTCAAGGCCAAGCTGAAAGAAACCGGTGCTCCGCTGGCCGGCGAGATGAGCGGCCACATGTTCTTCAAGGAGCGCTGGTACGGCTTCGACGACGGTCTCTACGCCGGCGCCCGCCTGCTCGAGATTCTGTCGCGCTCGGCCGACGCCAACGCGGTGCTGAAGGGCCTGCCCGACGCGGTGAGCACGCCGGAACTCAACATCAAGATGAATGAGGGCGAGCCCTTCGAGCTGGTCAAGCGCCTCAAGGAGCAGGCCAGCTTCGAAGGTGCCGTCGAACGCATCACCCTCGACGGCGTGCGCGTGGAATACGCCGACGGCTTCGGTCTGGCGCGGCCGTCCAACACCACACCGGTGGTGGTGCTGCGCTTCGAGGCCAACGACGCCGCGGCCCTCGCCCGCATCCAGGCCGCCTTCCGCAACGAGATCAGCGCGGTGTGGC encodes:
- a CDS encoding sigma 54-interacting transcriptional regulator, translating into MPAALFSARHLLVVDDDADLLRLLSMRLQANGYRVSTAASAEAALARLAVERVDLVLSDVRLPDRDGLALFEDIRRHYPALPVILLTAHGTIPDAVDATSRGVAGYLTKPFDSHDLLDRVKRALQLAAPQTRATDNAPAVSGGTEPYAFEGMLSRSSRMHALFDETRLVAASDASVLIRGESGTGKELLARAIHRSSARAAAPFIAVNCGAIPENLLESELFGHVRGAFTGAIANRSGLFQAANGGTLFLDEIGDMPLPLQVKLLRVLQERAVRPVGATRSQPIDVRILSATHRDLDAELAAGRFREDLYYRINVVTLSLPTLAERREDIPLLAEHFLRQQAERYDKPLRGFAPAALEALATAAWPGNLRQLQNVVEQTCALTTTPLIPLTLVERALRATPPAALGYAEAKLRFERNYLVQLLKLTEGRVADAARLAERNRTEFYRLLQRHGLDPVLFRSHPPTTTAPDASPPQDDDHP
- a CDS encoding PA0069 family radical SAM protein, whose amino-acid sequence is MTVYRNSFSPTPLAYPAPRGRGSATRPDGRFLDWQREAYDDGWAADACADEAPLRTELRIDTARTVITYNQSPDIPFDRSVNPYRGCEHGCVYCYARPSHAWLDLSPGLDFETKLFWKPYAAQLLRRELGRPGYRCAPIGLGVNTDAWQPVERHTGITRQILEVLLEARHPVSLITKSALIERDIDLLAALARDNLVDTMVSVTTLDDELARTMEPRAARPGRRLETIARLHEAGVPVGVLCAPLIPALNDHELEAVITAAHAAGADTAGYVVLRLARELEGLFTDWLARHQPGRASHIMSLIAQLRGGNANDSRFGHRMRGTGVLADLYSQRLRRLRARLGMTSERRKLNCDAFRPPSAQAGQLVLF
- the mnmA gene encoding tRNA 2-thiouridine(34) synthase MnmA, which produces MKVVVGMSGGVDSSVTALLLKQQGYEVTGLFMKNWEDDDDDEYCSTRQDLVDVASVCDVIGIDLEVVNFSAEYKDRVFADFLREYEAGRTPNPDILCNSEIKFRCFLDHAMHLGAERIATGHYAQVREWVNDGRSEFQLLKAEDGTKDQSYFLYRLNQAQLAKTLFPLGGLYKREVRKIAEAAGLHVAAKKDSTGICFIGERPFREFLMRYLPTKPGEIRCLDDDRVLGEHQGLMYHTIGQRKGLHIGGIKGNQDEAGEHEAWYVAKKDVHANVLYVVQGHDHPALLKERLVAADLNWIAGHDPRTHWVYTAKPRYRTPDMPCEIDTIADGRAEIAFAQPQWALTPGQSVVVYESKVCLGGGVIV
- a CDS encoding NUDIX hydrolase — translated: MELRWKPNVTVAAVIERDGRFLLVEEETPEGLRFNQPAGHLDEGESLLAAAVRETLEETAHRFTPEFLVGIYQWPRPQGDITYLRFAFGGSVAAGIEDRALDSGIVRAVWMTPAELQATRDRHRSPLILQCVEDWLAGRRFGLDLIRHYD
- a CDS encoding branched-chain amino acid transaminase yields the protein MSMADRDGFIWYDGKLVPWRDATTHVLTHSLHYGLSVFEGVRAYRTAKGTAIFRLAEHTQRLLNSGKIYMMDIPYSKEVLMEAHREVVRANKLESCYLRPIAFYGSEKMGISTRGATVHVAVAAWPWGAYLGEDGLEKGIRVKTSSFARHHVNVTMPRAKLAGAYTNSILANLEATQDGYDEALLLDTQGFVAEGSGENLFVIKDGVIYEPEIASALTGITRDSVIRVARELGYEVQSRRMTRDDIYIADEAFFTGTAAEVTPIRELDNRTIGEGRRGPITAKVQARFFDIVNGRAPEYENWLTLV
- a CDS encoding zinc-finger domain-containing protein produces the protein MSENKDKSQAIAVTAKDLPLYCPQPDAPLWARHPRVFLDVLTEGKAVCPYCSAQYEFTGEAPKGHH
- a CDS encoding nuclear transport factor 2 family protein gives rise to the protein MSKPIYTSAAEAEAAFYDALARSDLEAMMTVWSEDEDVVCIHPGGPRIVGLAGVRETWRQMFAGGARLVIRITQQVVCANMMQTVHNVFEHIAAEDDDQLGPPIVATNVYARGATGWRMVMHHASPTPDMAELASHGTPRVVH
- a CDS encoding hydrolase; translated protein: MSSSAACNYRAPWWLPGAHLQTIWPLTRKGPAQRYHRVRWETPDGDFIDLDWTRPPETADEIAPLVVLFHGLEGSSQSHYARALMRAVSAVGWLGVVPHFRGCSGEPNRLARAYHSGDSEEIDWILLRLRRQLGPRPLFAAGVSLGGNALLKWLGEHGDGSASVVDAAAAICPPLDLALSGHALANGFNRVYTLHFLATLKCKALEKQRRHPGLCDPQRIRSARNLYEFDDAYTGPAHGFDGAADYWRRASSKPWLRHIRRPTLLLCAANDPFVPDAALPAATDLSPAVRFECPASGGHVGFVATPWPGELGWLPQRLLMYFRDTTPARRLAFANI
- a CDS encoding phosphomannomutase/phosphoglucomutase → MTQPKTFVPAPEIFKAYDIRGIVDKTLTVEAVRAIGQALGSEARTRGQKAIAVGRDGRLSGPALAGALADGIRAAGVDVVDIGCVPTPLTYFAAYHLGTDSCVSVTGSHNPPDYNGLKMVLGGQTLYGEQILDLRRRLIEGDLAEGAGELRTADVNAAYLDRVTSDVKLARPMKIVMDCGNGVAGAIAPALFRKLGCELVELFCEVDGNFPNHHPDPSKPENLEDVVRALKETDAELGLAFDGDGDRLGVVTKDGEIIFPDRQLMLFAEDVLSRVPGGEIIYDVKCTRNLAGWIKDRGGKATMWNTGHALVKAKLKETGAPLAGEMSGHMFFKERWYGFDDGLYAGARLLEILSRSADANAVLKGLPDAVSTPELNIKMNEGEPFELVKRLKEQASFEGAVERITLDGVRVEYADGFGLARPSNTTPVVVLRFEANDAAALARIQAAFRNEISAVWPGVTLPF